Genomic window (Drosophila willistoni isolate 14030-0811.24 chromosome 2L unlocalized genomic scaffold, UCI_dwil_1.1 Seg196, whole genome shotgun sequence):
TTAAAATCCTTTGGCAGAAAATTTTCTAGCACATTCAAAAAGTATTCTTTTAGAGGAAAATCTACACCTTttcataaataattaaaagaagATCATAAGATCATTTTCATAATAttgtctctttttcttttgtgttgaATAAACTAGACTTGAtgaagaaattaattaaacgaataaaatttaagtcacttgaaatttttcaatattgagttactttttaaacaaaaaattaataatatatacatatgtaactaCACTTGTATGGTTTAGTTATACACTTTTACTTTACATATACCAACTAAGCATTAACTAAAGCATAAAACTTATATTTTCATGCATTTGCTATTTGCAATTAGCAATAAGTAAATAGATCAAATTTGTACTAAGTATATGGGATTATTAATTGTTTAACTAAAATAAACATCAATTCAAAGTCGATCTTTAATATAATTCTCATAGTATTGTATGACATTCTtctaaaatttaatcaaattaataattttcagGCACCTTtactacaaaaataaaacttttaaaatggctaatatacatataatataaaatatattttataaaatataatgtgacaaaattttttaacatttttctagTTTGGTTTGAAACCCAAGGGAATTTGAAAGTTTGatcaaaataagaaataattgTGTAgtcaaaataaagaaaaaattattcatttttttgttgaatccttaaatttttttatcattttttgaaaatagaGAAATACAACTCATAACGACAGTTTTTTTGTCTAAGTTTTCAGATATATATCGACATCTTCAACATATTGTAAAACTATAACTCTAAGAAATGATACCACATGACACTTGGAAAACAGAGAAAAATTGTATACTTAAGCCTTTAAATtcaccaaaccaaaaaaaaaattatagaaattggattaatttatagcattttataaaatttgcataaatatttctatGAATTCCTCTTTACTTAGGGATGTCCTGACGATTTCGACTGCACAGTATTTCTTACTTTGACAATACCTTCAAAATCCCTTAATATgtaaaaaaatgtatcacacaattttacaaaaaaaaaggaactttCTCTAAACTCTTCTAAAgcaaattacatattttttcaaactacaaataatttaaagaatatatttgattgaaaatattattatgttttcatattaatgtatataaaaaagcACATATACAACTTCTGTATTCTTTGATAAATAAAGTGACAAGAAACAACATTTTCTAGGAAATGTTTTTCATCAtcaatatatagatataatcGTCCTAGCTACACTTACCGCATATATAATATCCCATATTATGGATAACACTTTCAAACAACATGTGGAGCAAGACATTTTGTTTGCCTTATTTTTTGCACTTGTCTATATGATATAATATAGATTTAGATAGCTATAGATCTAAATCGGTTTtatgcacatatatattttttattttttgtttgcacttgcttggcaacaacaataaataaacaCTTGCACTTGCTTATTATTGACAAATTCcaaatagaaatatataaaattatttgtttttaccGGTCGCTCGGGGAAACCGCATCCAACATGTTCACGGCACGAATGTTaactgaaaactgaaaagcgttttgttgtttttggtttttgttttttttttttgtttttttttttgctttacgTTTGTTGATAGCAAAACTAagaatcaacagcaacaacaactattttgtttttggcgaGCGGAACGAATGAAAAGTGAAACAAAGACCGATGTGGCTGGGTGAGCGAGAGTAGCGAAACGCGTGGAAAACTTGTCGGTGATTTGGCCATGAGCGTAGTATTCAAAAGGGGTTTCAATATTAGTTCGGCTATGAACAGTTGCGCTATATTTCTATAGCTACcaagtatatatttttgggtCTAAGAGGGTATATGCATTTATGTGAAATTATTcaattgattaaaatttaatatacaaataaaacaaggacttttctttaataaaacaaaggATACGCTTCTTCCATGAACTCATACTCATCTTAGTCCCAATCTTGGGCAATGAGGTCACCCCTAAGGGAAGGGATAAAATTCTTGCTTTCATGTCTAATATGTTACGTAACAAGGAGATGCTTCAAGGTCATGTTGAGTAAGATGAAAACAACTGACCTTGTCAAGAAAACTACTACAGAGCGGGCAGAGGTTGCCACCCTGGACTTAatagcattaaatttattccCAGTCCTTGatctaaattaaatattgacaaagCATGTTGGCGCCAATAAGTGAATGGAAGTATTAGAATTAATGTAATAGCACGAAATTGGACAAACAGGGTAAACTCAAGGTCGACTCTTTTATTCACTGCTAATtgccaatttttatgaatttttttaatactttCTTTAGATTTTCCAAAACACTTACCATTTGTTGAGTATTCGATGAGTGATCGAATGTTATTCATATCTTTAAAAGGGTGCAAAAGTTTCAACAacataatatttctttttttggccaACTTGGGGCCAACATTCCAGATATTTTTTAGTCATGCttaatatgtatttttatattttgtttgtgtatataGTAGCTGAAGAATATATTTAGTTGCTATACAAATATGTGGACCACGGCCAAATATTTgtcgtgttttttttagaatttgtttatatgtagtaaagttttttttatgcatGTTCATAATTTGAAATTACACGCTAGTCACCTGAACGATAAGAAAACCCATAAATATGATATCATAGGTATAATGTCAAGTAGCTGCCCCTTATACACGCTAATAATTTTAGATTCGACATGGAAATTTAAGTAATACATAAAGATAAAAGTGTTTGTAGAAACTGACTAGTTCGAATTTTCCTTTAATTTATATGATGATTCAGCttacaatatataaattttgtttgtttaaaaataagaaattgtgctttttcattttatttttctatcaacaacaaaaaaaaggcatCGATATCTCATCAGTGATCACGTAAGAGTATTAAAATCGACACAATTCAAATGTTTTATTCTTCTAGCCATGcctgagttttttttttaaacaaacttatttaatttgaaaaaatttcaattcatgCCTGGAGTTTCCAATTTGataaccaaaacaaaatatcaacaattggaaatttgtctaATATTATTTGAAATGGACATCCACAGTGAAGGTCAAAATCTTATTCAGAGCAAAGTCAATGACAAACATAGCAGCCAATATCATTTGGGCGATTTTTCAGTATTATGCTGATCTCATGGCCACCATTATGATATTCCTTTATCCAGGATATGGATCCTGCCATCAACTTTTCAAGTAAACTAAAAAGTTAAGTGCCTTTTGTTACGATATGGTAAATATTCCGATCCTTAAGGCTTTTACTTCAAGTGGCCAATGTCTCCTAAAAAGTGTctcttgaatttgcttaaaaGATTTGAATTTACTgttaaaaaatttactttactttataaaaatctttgttttattaaaaattctttGAATAAATAGTAATTACACAATCAATAATTAACTGTTTTTGTTCTCGAGTTTTGAGCGAGAATATACTTAAAATTCATCAATATAATAGATTCGTGTTATGTTACACCTTTAACaagaatttcaaaattattttaaagcttttcattaatatgcaaataataataatatatataaattccGAAACATCAATAActtaatgtatatataaccatttatagacatacatatagcaCAACTCGCAATTGTTTCTTATTTCTGAAGTCAATTTTCAGAATCAAAAAAGTGTGAGAAAACCTGTGAGAATATTTGGCGTAGAGAAAGCTCAGTCGATAAAAAAGAGAACTTTATCtagtttttaaaagtattGTCGACGACGATCATTTCGAATTGTAGTACACAGACGACACGAAAAGAATATGAGGACAAGCTgtaaaagaaaaggaaaaataagtaTAGAATGTCGTATTGTAGTTTAAAAAGAAACTTTACCTCTAGAGACACCAAAACGCcacttaaaatattaaatatttgtatcaAATTGAGCCAATAGTTTTCAAATTCCACCCGACATCCATTATTGATAAGATTTTCAGCTTTACTCGTATCATGATTGCGGAAACATGTCGCTGGCGGCATACGTTCATTGACAATATAGTCATTGGGACTGCCGCGACCACAGCAATTAAACTATATAATTAAAGAGTATGAGAATAATTTGCTCAAGAAGCAGATGTCACATTTTATAGTCATACCCAATTCTCATAGAGGGACATGGCGCCAGGACTGTCTAACTCTTCCTCCCAAGTTGTTTCCAAAGCATTGGCGAAATTCGAGGCCACCGATTTTGAGCTAtttattaaaaagtatagGGCACCCACTTGAGCTATGATTACCAGTAAGAAGAATACAATAAACTGGAATATAGAATTAtatcaattaattaatatatatttattacaattttgtttgtcaTTATCAAACTTACCGTAATTGTACAGCAAACATTTTCTCTCCAAGCAGACAAAAAGCCCCAAAGTATTAAAACTAGAGCAGTTGCCCCAATGGCCACATAGGCATATGCGGCTATAGTTCCAATTTGATTTGAATCATAGGATAATAGCACATAAGAGCCAAATCCTATATCAACAAATGCCAGTAACTGTaaggagagagaaaaaaaatgggcTTATTGTTagtaaaaaacacaaaaaacaacaaactatAAATAATCAAATTACTGTGTTTACTCGTTATGTTATGTAGTTAGTTATACATGTTAACCCACTTGAATACTTTCAACCTCAGACAACGCGCCTCAAGGGCTAGCCTGTCTGGCGTCAACATcgacaacaataacaataaacaCAAAATGGGAATATGAGAAAACAATGGAAGGGAAATTTTGTGTCGTATAAAGGTCAAGTTGACTTTTGTGATTGCTCTTATCATCTATCGCTGAATATGAAACATTTAAGTAGTAATTTACACAAAATCTCATACGAGGCTTGAggtgaaatatatatatttacctacatacatttattttgtcacAATAATTAAACATTAACCATTCAATGTATTAGTTTAAGTTCTAAAGTTTAATGATAatcatataaaacaaaaatgaactttAAAAAGTTCAAACAAATTTCCTGTCTACTCtaaacatttcaaaaactGTAACTTTATCTACCTACTTCAAATGTTTGTGTTATAGAAAATTTCTGGATTCAAATTGGGGTATGCAAAAAAACCACGACTCTGAGTCAACAAAGgtaatgtttgtttgttttgtgtatttataaatgaaatcaATGAATTCGTCAGAGTCCAGTAACAAAGTATCAAAATGGTTGATGTCATAGATCGATTAAGTCACAAATCTTAAAGCTGATTCATCATTTAGTTGATTCATCAAAGTTAACATCAACAAACTATAGTAGGTTTTGAGACTTTGAGCATCTGCCTCTATAAAACCAatgtaaaatattaattacatGAAAATCGCATCGCTGGTAATGTATACAGAtagagtatgtatgtatgtttatacatattgAGTAATTTGACTATACACAATAATGAGAAGCAACGTGTGGTTACACTCATTCTGCGGTTTgcttataattaaaaattgtgttGAACTAACAAACCCGTTTGGCAGGAATTCCTTAGCAGATCAATCTGAACATTGTGGAAATATTGAATTGTAGATTTTACCACATATTCAGAATTTTAGATTTTACCACAATTTCTTTGccacaaatatttaaagatgCGGTGGAAATGTACTATAAAAAGAGACCATTCATGAATGTTTTTAATTAGAAGTCGGTCGAAATGTTATGAATTGTGGTTTTATAGGCTTATCAATAATGAACAAGAAACCACTTAAATCAACATTTAATACATTCAATTCCATTatgaaacaaataaatgatgCTTTAAACTAAAATGAATTGACTGATTAGAGAAACGAATGAAATTAATGACTTAGCTGTTTAAATTTTAGTTTCTTAAGAGattattgtttatatttgaatttctTGAATTATTTTAGTAAGTCGTTCTAAATAAAACTGTTTGTAGAGTTCTATTAGAGTAAAATCGATGCCTTAAGATCTAAACTTGCATGTTGTTACAATTTCCAAGTGGTATCACTagaatttattaataaaattttaaaataaaactcaaaactTTTATCGATCAtgaaaaataccaaaaatttaTCGAAAATTAGAGATGAAATGCTTAACTTAGCTATTTAAAGACTAGTTTCTTAAAGATATTCACAAAATCGCTGCCTTAAGATCTAAACTGACGTGTTTTTACAATTTCCAAGAGTTATCATTTGAATTTGTtcaacaaattgtaaaattataCTCAAAACTTTTATCGATCaccaaaaatagaaaaaattatCGAAAATTTGGGAGTTGTGCGACACTGCTTAAAATCAATGTAGTTGACGGTTAATCAaaacatttattaatttttttgtaacaGGAAAGTTAAGAAAACTATTTTAagaataatttatatttaagaaTATCTGGCATGTCATagaaattgaaatgttttattttgatttccaCTTTATTAGTACGTCAAAGTTGTGAAATAACAATTAATGACCTGTCCcaacaaaagaaatttttgttgattttgcgTTTCAGATCGACAAAATATTGATTTAAAAAGCTGTCATATAGAAAGATAAcgtatttatttgttttcaacgAATTTTTCAAGTGACAATTGTAAAATGTGTGCTAAATGATCAGTTTACATTAATTGAACTCTATTGGCACAATTGCGGAAATACATGCACAATGTGGGCACAGTTAGTGATAATTGTATTTGCTTACCGCACAAATTATGTAGAATATATAGATAAAAAACTTCAGACAACTTGTGGCCGACATTTCAACGGATTTTTGACCTCCTTTTTTGTTGTGGttctttttttgagttttattCGAATTGTAGCTTAAACCGTTTTCTTTCGCTTtcgtttttaaaaattttttaggTGTGAGCTACATTTGATCCCGCTTCCATATACTGGTTTTTGTGCTGTCTTCTTTGGATCCACTTTCTTATGCTGTGAGCACGAGCAGAGTAGTCAATTTTTCTGTACACTGATGAGAGCACCAATCTATGACAtcatgaaattgttgttttttttttggtttttattctaTTAGATACACATTCGTTTATATTAGTACATTTATTTTGGGTAACTCAAAAAATCTATCTACATAGAGGAAATTGGTcctataaatataatatatggaGATAGCGAAAATATCTTGGCTTTCTTTAACtctctaaattttttttttttttttttttattattgtagAACGCTCGTAGCGAGACGCTCTTCTGTTGACGTTTCAAAGAGAACTGAATATGTATGCGGGGGGATTTGGCCAGCCGGTGAAAGCTCTCTCAAACATGTTTATAGAAagctcaatttttgttgttattgtagaGAAGTCTCTGGCTGTTTAGGTGCTATGGTTCATATGCATTAACCACATATAAAGAACTAAAACTGAAGACTAGAGGGTTAGGCCAAAAGATTAGATAAAATCGTTTATCAGATAGTGATGAACTTACCCTCTAGAAACAAGCAAGTAATAACCATCCAGAGATCAAAATCGTTTGGATAGTTTATAGCAAAAAGTATATCGTACAAAATTGATACGACAGTCAGCGTTAATGAAAAGAACATCCACGAGAGTAATACTTTATTATcctaaaatttataaaaaaaaaattacaaataagATATAGGACCTCCTAGTAACTGCTCACCTTTTGCCTAGAGCAAACCATGATTAGACCATATAAGCCATTTACCATTAATAAAACACTTTGCATTAACCAATTGTTAGCAGTATCTTTGGTTGCAAAAATCAGTGaagcagaaaaaaataatatattttctcAATTGAAATTCATACCTTCCATTTTAGATTTTATCGTAATGGTTGAATGATGCAATGCATCATTCCAGGAAATCCAAAGACAATATAAATTACaagcacaaaaacaaataagcCATAATTTTTTGGAAGTTTGGTTAGTTAAAAGCGTTAACTTGTTCATCTTGAGCGAATGTAGAAACTAAACTACGGAAAAATATTCCTTGCAGgcgaaaataaaatgaaattaataaccTCATTTTCATCTTATAATAAATAGTCTAATATGTGTTTCAGTTAAAGGTCAATATATtgaagtacatacatatatgtattaagGTAATTATATTAATGTGGGAATGGATCGAAAGACGAGAAGCGGTCGATTGTATTGAACTAGTTCAGAGGTGTATAAATCAAAAGGTTTCAATGATTTCGATGACAAACAATCGAGATTATAAGTGAGAGAGTTTTTTGAGAATGTGCTTATGTAATAGTTAGGTGACAAatgtataattaattatattcaATAAAACTGTATGGAATATTGAGTTGAAAGGTGTTCGATATTAGCGCCAGCTGTTTATATCAAAGTGGCAGTCTGGCATCGCTAGTATTATTAAGGAGATCTGGCAGCGCCTTACAGAGATAGCTTTCTTGTTCTTGGCATTGTACAGACGTGTAGTTAAGTTCTAATAAAgtaacatacatatgtatattcgcaAATGAATGTATTGTTCTTTCACTTTATACATAGCTGTGCGACCAAAATCGCGGGG
Coding sequences:
- the LOC6640660 gene encoding protein late bloomer, which translates into the protein MSATSCLKFFIYIFYIICALLAFVDIGFGSYVLLSYDSNQIGTIAAYAYVAIGATALVLILWGFLSAWRENVCCTITFIVFFLLVIIAQVGALYFLINSSKSVASNFANALETTWEEELDSPGAMSLYENWFNCCGRGSPNDYIVNERMPPATCFRNHDTSKAENLINNGCRVEFENYWLNLIQIFNILSGVLVSLELVLIFFSCRLCTTIRNDRRRQYF